The DNA window atTCTTCTGTACAGAAGCCTCTTTACTGCTGGAACCAGCCGCAGAGCTGTTGCGAAATAAATTGTACAAATCAGGTGTCCAGTCCATGTGATCATTATGAACATAAGACTTTCAATTTCAAGCATAAGATACTCATGCCAAACAACCTATGAGCAGCTTCATTTTTGCTCAAGGCCTCATATTCATTCCCAAATCCAGTAACAGCAGAATTTGCACCTAGCATTCTCACTCTTGGCGTTTTAACTAGCACCCTTGGCAAGGATCGATATATCACGCCAGTCATCTATCTGCCCGAATTTAGATAATTCAGTGCAACAGAAATTACTCATATGCATAAGTTTTGCTGAATGACAAGAGACATACAACTTGTAATAAAGCATCGATCGAGCAAACCAGGAATCTTGGCAAGAGGAGTTGCATCTTTACGAACTTCATCTTTTTCTTTGAAAGACAGCAATGTGAGAGTGTTCAATGCCCATGTCAACTCACTCTGAAGAGCGAGAACTATCCTTTTGTTATTCTGCTCTCTGGTGAAAACAATTGAAGTAATGTGAATGAGAATCCATCAAATCCATAAGGGCTCAAATCTGAAGCATCCAAAATCCATTTTATTAGGCATAATGCAAGCCTATACAAATTTTCATTTCTATATTCCACATTCAATCATTAAAAGTATCCTCTCTTTTGCACCTGTTATCTGTGAACCTACTAAAGTGACTTGCACAGTTCCCAAACACTATGATAAATTAGCATTTCATCACATCACCTA is part of the Coffea eugenioides isolate CCC68of chromosome 6, Ceug_1.0, whole genome shotgun sequence genome and encodes:
- the LOC113775749 gene encoding armadillo repeat-containing protein LFR-like isoform X1 translates to MQKRDQSKAGGGAGGSATPAAKRGRPFGSGSGNAATAAGAAGSADSAAPSTLLGPPLQVHSAFAEQNNKRIVLALQSELTWALNTLTLLSFKEKDEVRKDATPLAKIPGLLDRCFITSYDWRDISILAKGAS